The window TTCTCCAGTCCCAATCCTCCTGATCACACCCTGCTTCAAGATGTCCCTCCCGTCCAAGATGGCACGCCAAATTTGAGATGGGTGTGAGCCCAATTCAGCCTGTAGAATGCCACAGTCCGGGAAATATGCTGCTTTCAAAATCATAGAGCTCAGCGTATCAGGGTTGTTCAAAAGTCTCCATACTTTCCTAGACAGGAGCGCAAGGTTAAAAATCTCTAGGTCTCGAAAACCCAAACCTCCCATATATTTTGGTCTTGTCATTGTTTCCCATGAACCCCATGCAGGTTTTCCACGTCCTTGGTTGCTACCCCACCAGAATTGCCTGATAATGGACGTGACACTGTCACATAAACCTCTGGGCAGTCTAAAACAGGCCATTGAGTAGATTGGAATCGCCTGGGCAACAGATTTGATAAGTACTTCTTTTCTTGCAGCTCAGAGTAACTTCTCCATCCACCCTTTAATCTTTTCCCACACACGATCTCGCAAGTATCTGAACGTACCATTCTTGGAGTGTCCCACGTCAGTAGGCATACCCAAGTATTTATCGCTCAAAGACTCCTTATGAACATTCACAACGTGTTTCACACTATCCCGCACCGCCTGAGGGCACCCTCTGCTAAAGAAGATAGAAGACTTCTCATTGTTTACCCTCTGTCTCGAAGCTCCATAGTAAGTATTCAGCAGGTTTGACCTGCCCTGTTCGGCCTGGGCTGCTGCCTCTTTGGCCCATTGATGACCTGGTGGGCCGGCACAAGCCCACTTGTTCGGCCCAGCTCCTCCGTGTCCTCTCCCCTGTATTTTCAGGGCTTCCTCTCGTTCTGCGCCCTGTCGTCTCCACGCTGCTGCGCATCGCCATGACGCTGCACGGGTCACCTAAAAGCCGCCGCCTTCTTAGCCCTCCCGCACCGGCGGAAGGCGTTGGCACGTTGCCAAACGAGCTCATCTCCGAAATCATTTCCCGAACGCCGGTGAGGTCCGTGTGCCGGTTCCTGTGCGTGTCCAAGGAGTGGTACGTCCTGATCTCTGATCCAGCCTTTGTCGCCGCGCATAAATCTCGCCATGCCGAGCCGCTCATCGTGGCCAGCTGCTCTGAGGACAAAGCCAAGAGCTGGTGCCACGACCTGCGGTTGATGGACATGGATGGTAATGTCGTCAAGGTGCTGAAGGGCATAGATGGCTCTCCGTTGATCTCCACGAGCTCAGATGACCTCATTTGCGTGGCAAATTACTCTTATTCTTATGCTAACGCCCAAGTGATCGACCCGGCCTCGGGGAAGGTGCTCGTGgactgttgaaaatatgagcaaattactacgagatttaatccgaattaaCATAAAATAAATCATGACTATAGTagcagagattgaactaatcatgcgaactagcatagcagatgaacagatcacatctagggcacatactagaaacatgaattctaccacgatctcgaacaggaaagatagaatcacgtatggtgcagcgggagcagcaccgccggcgttgacgttgtcgcccatgtcgtcgaggatgaggttgccaagatcggggaagaagtcgtcgttcgcgaagtcgtcactgccagcagtcgcgcgagtgcgctccccaaaaacccgatcgcccctctcccgtacaggatcacgagaggcggggttccggaggcctgctgtcccttctcccggtgcacgccgaaaggaaggATGGAGAAGACTTGATCGGCGGCGCAATggactggaacggtggtgagaaaccatacgaagcggcggcggctagggtagacgtctgccttactatatagtgcgggccgggtaggtcgtgggagtaaaccccacgtcgagtcatcacgatccaaaagaatcggaaatggttcagtaattaacgcatccattaattattaattaatgactcattaatttttcccgagcagcaaaaatatggacaacgtgcatagctctgtcctcggctcggctcaatcccgcaatccGTCGTGACGAAGCGTGGCGCGGCGAggcgggcgaggaggaggagcgcgcgtgtaggtctcctcttctcatgctcatacaagtggtaggagagctcaccttataaagaggtgcaactctctctcaacttatgaggtgggactaaactttagcctcactcactccactcacatgtgtgcatgaatgggccaagagaatttcagaaatttagttgggctttgggccaaaagcccactagcaaattccaacaatcccccacaaagtctcattggcacatttcaccatttggttccaaaacattgtttatataccggtgcttagtggagactgtgaagttgaacttccacttggagatttatgctacactagatcacaacttgaatagtggactatgccttgaactacaagttttctgcgagactagtttcacacaaattcttgaccggtactgggctgccgcaaggcttccccgctggAACGTATACGTCGTACTCcaaggcctttcatgaatttattagagagcacccacttctcacagactgcgacgttaacggtcaaattcatataggtgtgttcctcaggagatgctctgcaggacaacatctctgcttactcaaataagccacttggaacacattaagatagatatcaacctgccatgcagatcaggagagtattgcatcttcacggagtgggataattaaaataaggatactctcctctcagctgaccaacagcttgtctcccacttctacttcacgggatctccgatcacatagagtgggttaccactatggacaactcatgcggtgggtctcaaacccatctccatcgatgcattatctatcacattacgtgatagaccctttgtgaagggatctgccaagtttttcgacgtttggatataatccaacgtaataactccggagttcctcagtttcctgacagattttaatctcctcttcacatgccttgaggacgtcatattgtccttagaactgtttatcttgacgatcacagtttgattatcacagttcatcaggacagggggtattggtttttcaaccataggtaagtccatcaatagctcacgaagccactctgcttcaacagtggcagtgtctaatgctgtgagttctgcttccatagttgacctcgttaagatggtctgcttgcaagacttccaggaaacagcgccaccaccaagtgtaaaaacataaccacttgtggccttaatctcatcagcatcatatatccagttcgagtcactataacccttcagtacccttggatacccggtgtagtgaatcccatagctcgcagtgcccttcaagtagcgcataactctctcaagcgcacgccaatgatcatctcccggttttgacacaaaccgactcagcttgctcacagcaaaagagatgtcaggcctcgtggcactcgccaaatacataagcgagccaataatctgagaatacctcagttgatctctagcaatccgtcgattcttttgaagcaacacactagcatcatatggagttggagaaggcgtgcagtcgctatacccaaaacgactcaaaaccttttccacataatgagactgaagcagtgtgatcccaccattctcatgtctcaacagcttgatgtttaagataacatcagctactcctagatccttcatctcaaaacagcgagataagaaatccttaacctccttgattaaatcaagtttggttccaaagatcaatatgtcgtcgacatacagacaaagaataacaccttcgcccccaccatggcgatagtacacacacttgtcaccatcatttactacaaagccggcagcagttaatgttctttcgaacttctcatgccactccttaggagctttcttaaggccatataaagactttaataacttgcacacctttccttcttgaccgggtactacaaaaccatctggctgatccatgtaaatttcctccttcaactctccattgaggaaagccgtcttaacgtccatttgatgaatgagaagaccatgtgaggcagccagtgatagtagcacccgaattgtggtcagtctagccacgggtgagtaagtatcaaagaagtcttcacctcctttctgggtataacccttagccacaagccgtgccttgtacttttcaatcgtaccatcaggtctaaacttcttcttgaacacccacttacatcctacaggtttgcacccataaggacggtcagtgatctcccaggtcccGTTagttaagatggaatccatctcgctacgaacatcttccttccagtagtcagcatcaggagatgcataggcttctgaaatagtcctgggtgtgtcatccacaaggtacacaatgaaatcatcaccaaaggactttgcagtcctctgtctcttactccttacaGGATTTTCATTGTTACCCTCAAgatgattctcaacgtgttccatcgcaatggtgggttcaggaattacagtgagttcctcactagatggaataggtatctcctgatttgatgagcttgacatatccttcataggaaatatgtcctcaaagaaagttgcatcattagactccataatcgtaccaacatgcatgtcggatacctcagattttattatcaaaaatctatagccaatgctatgaaaagcatagcccagaagaacacaatccacggtttttggtccaagcttgcgcttcttgggaattggtatattgactttcgccaaacaaccccaagaacgtaggtaagagagtttcaaccttttcttttcccattcctcaaatggagtcatggtcttatgatttgtgggaactcggtttaggacatgacacgcggtcattagcgcctccccccaccattccttggaaagacccgatgtgtctaacatgacgttaaccaaatcagttagaattcggttctttctttcggtcaccccattagactgaggtgagtagggaggcgtcctctcatggattataccatgttccgcacaaaacagatcaaattcattggaaaaatactctccaccacgatcggacctaagccgtttaatttttcgatcaagttggttctctgcctcagctttatagtttttgaagaaagtaaaagcctcatcttttgatttcagaagatacacataacaatatctagtggagtcatcaatcaacgtcatgaaatatctctttccaccttttgtcaacacgccattcatctcacaaagatcagaatgtataacctctagtggcgccaagtctcttgcctctgcagtcttatgggacttgcgaggttgtttagcttgcacacatacttggcacttagagcctttgacagtagagattttcggaattaaattcatattggctagccgcgtcatgcaaccaaagttaatatgacaaagtcgtgCATGCCAAATAtctgactcattattgtggcaaacattattaataactttagtgcaaatatctgacaaagataggcggaacaagcctccgcactcatagccttttccaacaaattgtccacacttggaaattacaactttattggactcaaaaaccaacttaaaaccatctcgacatagacgggaaccgctaacgagatttttattgatggacggcacatgatgaacgttcttcagacgcacggtcttccctgaagtaaacttcagatcgaccgtaccaacaccttgaacgatggcatgtgacccgttccccatcagcacgagagaagtccctgtggcctggtaagaagaaaacatggaggcgtcagcacaaacatgtacattggcaccggtgtcaattaaccaatcaggggattgaaatactgaaaggatggtaggaaaaataccgtacgctgattccttcatatcagtatcaccgatgacaacattagcggacttgccgcccttctcatgttcgcgctcctcaaagcggttaggacacttcggagcctagTGATTAGGATcatcgcagacatggcaaagtcccttccccttcttatgagaattcttcttgaagttggtagaatgtgatggcttgttctttgtatcaaacttgcctttcccctgagttttgttcttgttgtttttgaacttattgggctggaagttcttcttctgtaccatgtgggcactagaagctccctcggcaactcgagcacgtgtgtcctttgctctcgccttctcttcaacatcaagagtaccaatgagatccgcaacggaaaactcctgtctcttgtgtttcagggaagtagcaaaattgttccacgaaggtggaagcttggcaataatgcctccggcaacaaatttgtccggcaacacacacttgaagtgctcaagttcttttgcgagcgactgtatctcatgagcctgctgtacaacagagcgctcatcagtcatcttgtagtcatagaattgctccatgacgtacaactcgctaccggcatccgaggcaccaaacttggcctcgagcacagcccacatgtccttgccgttgtcaaatgacatatacgaatccacaatagaatcatcaagaacacccagaagagcgcctttaaagagagtatcgatcttctcaaaagcttccaactGTGCtgcattaagatcgccctcaggcttgcccttagtggcgtcatagcagcccatggtctgaaaccagtagactgctctcgtgcgccacctcttatattgcgcccccttaaaggcaggcggcttcagatgcgcagcaaaaccactcagagtaaattgcctaAAATCAGATTTTTGgattgttgaaaatatgagcaaattactacgagatttaatccgaataaatagaaaataaatcatgactacagtagcagagattgagctaatcatgcgaactagcatagcagatgaatagatcacatctagggcacatactagaaacatgaattctaccacgatctcgaacaggaaagatagaatcacgtacggtgcagcgggagcagcaccgccggcgttgatgttgtcgcccatgtcgtcgaggatgaggttgccgagatcggggaagaagtcgtcgttcgcgaagtcgtcgctgccagcagtcgcgcgagtgcgcttcccaaaaacctgatcgtccctctcccgtacaggatcacgagaggcggggttccgaaggcctgctgtcccttctcccggtgcacgctgAAAGGAAGGATGGAGAAGACTTGATCGGCGGCGCAATggactggaacggtggtgagaaaccatacaaagcggcagcggctagggtagacgtctgccttactatatagtgcgggccgggtaggtcgtgggagtaaatcccatgtccgagtcgtcacgatccaaaagaatcggaaacggttcagtaattaacgcgtccgttaattattaattaatgactcattaattttttccgagcagcaaaaatatggacaacctgcatagctctgtcctcggctcggctcaatcccgcgtcgcgacgaggcgtggcgagcgaggaggaggagcgcgcgtgtaggtctcctcttctcatgctcatacaagtggtaggagagctcaccttataaagaggtgcaactctctctcaacttatgaggtgggactaaactttagcctcactcacttcactcacatgtgtgcatgaatgggccaagagaatttcagaaattTAGTTAGGCTTTGGGCCAAAAGctcactagcaaattccaacaTGGACTGTCCGAAGCAACAACGCACGGAGGTGTGCACCTTCTTCTGCTCTGGTCGTTCTGCGCCGTCTCTCACTTACAAGGTGGTCAAGGTCGATGATGGCTCGGCATGCAAAGTTTTCACTTTAGGAGAGGACACCGGCTGGAGGGTGTCAGAGCCGCCCAAAACCAGTATCTCCTACATGGAAAACTCCCCAGTCACTGTGAACAGTGTCATGTATTTCTTAGAGACGCAACATCGGCGCGGTTACACCTTACATTCCTTTGACATCGAGAGCGAAACGTGGAAGAAGACGATCAGTGGCTCACGCAAACCCATGGGCCCCGATGTGTGCCTGGCTGTGCTCATGGCTGAGCTCAACGGCGCTTTGTGCATGGTCCAAACAGAGAGAGACCACACACCCATGACAAATAATCGATGTGCCAACATATGGATCTTAGCCGATCTGGATATGGGTACATGGATTAAGGCGTATACCATTCCAATGGACGCGTCCACCGATTATTGTAGGCCTTTGAGGGTAACACATGGTGGTGGTAAATTGATTTTCTGCAATACCTTTTATGCAGAAAGACAGGAGATTCGAGCCTACAATCTTCACACCGAGGCATGCACGTCGCTATGCAAACTAGATAGAACCATGGGCAGAATTGCTCTTTGCAACTTGCAGTTGGACCGCCTCTTGTCTCAGCCAAGATTTAGTGTCCACCGTAGCTGAGTACACTTTTTCTGGATCTcttgaatactccctccgttcaaaaatacttgtcatcaaaataaataaaaagacatgtatctagaactaatatacgtctagatacatccccttttattcattttggtgataagtatttccggacggagggagtacatgcatcCAACAAGACACACATTATTTGCTTCAGACATTTTTGGACTTGTTCTTCTAAGTCTTTATGATCATTGTTTACAAGTTATTGCTACATTGTGTGTGCTTATTTTTGGAGATAAACAATAGACCAATTATCAATTATGTAATCTAGAGTTAAGAACTTCCATGAGATTGTTGGTTTTGTTAATCGCTTGCTTATGGTTCAATTATCTTTTTCTATGGTGCATTCATTTATTATTACAATGTATATAGTCGACTATATACACCGTACATTGTATGGGTGTATATGTGAAGATAATTCCAACACGATGCAGTAGCAATGACATCCTTCCTGGCAATGTCATCTCCATTTTACTAGATGCCGCTTTACCGAAGTCTTTGGAGTATTTCTTCCAGCAGAGATTACCGAAAAAGGgttcccccgctttgtatacaaagcaaccaaccgatacaaccaacgataggtcctggggcggaagcagcacagtcacgtccaaaagaaagaagagaaaatacaagagaaacaaatgccaacaacgACGGATCGGCAAAAAAATGAAGAAGCCTCGTGGCCGCTGCACCCATCAAAGAACGCCCACCAAGCTCCGAGCCTCCGAAGCACCAGTaacaatcaacacctccaagaagggatgcgacGATGATGACGCTGctaccaagggtttcccccggtacgctgtgaggagagaggaagggtcgccccgacgccctccaggaagatCAGGCGGTACCCACAAgcgccaccgcgtcggtgtcggccaagccaacagggatttctcccgatcccaacctCCACCTTAGGCACTCTAGAGCTCGCCACCAAACAGACCCTCACCCTGCGCCAACCCGATCACGAGGCTTCCCAcaccgtctcaccacggcaccttGAAGCATGATCAAACAAAgaagaagaggagccgggactagggcagcagcaccgtcggcacgcgggagggccccacctccaccgtcgaaGACGGTAGCTAaccggacgcaatagcaggaacATACCAGGCCCGGCCGGGATCTCTGAGGTCCGTAAAGTTCCTGCCTTCGCGCTGCAGCCGGCACGCCATCGACGCCGCCGCCCCTGTCCAAgccgctcccctgcctccccgCACAGAGAGCCACCAAGTGGAAGCACCACCACCACACGCACCgccgaccaccaccaccaggtcgccgGACCGCCATCGGCCGAACCGCACCACCACCGCACGCACGCGACGGAGAGGAAGCCAGCGCAGCCGCCGGCAGCCCGAAACCGAATCCCagccgccgcccacgccgcccgCAGCCCGCGCCGTCTGCCGGGCGGATCCGGCCACCNNNNNNNNNNNNNNNNNNNNNNNNNNNNNNNNNNNNNNNNNNNNNNNNNNNNNNNNNNNNNNNNNNNNNNNNNNNNNNNNNNNNNNNNNNNNNNNNNNNNNNNNNNNNNNNNNNNNNNNNNNNNNNNNNNNNNNNNNNNNNNNNNNNNNNNNNNNNNNNNNNNNNNNNNNNNNNNNNNNNNNNNNNNNNNNNNNNNNNNNNNNNNNNNNNNNNNNNNNNNNNNNNNNNNNNNNNNNNNNNNNNNNNNNNNNNNNNNNNNNNNNNNNNNNNNNNNNNNNNNNNNNNNNNNNNNNNNNNNNNNNNNNNNNNNNNNNNNNNNNNNNAGATTGACACCGTCAAGAAGGCGTTTTTAAaagatttcattgtaattcttagtcataGGAGTTACTTTGTATTTTTTTGGATCTTAGGTCCAAACCAGTGTACCTGTAATTGTTATGAGCATCAATAAAGTTACATGTGCTTTAGAAAAAGCTTGCTCGATGGGTTGCTTCACTCCGTCGTCCCTTGACCTTGACTACTAACCCTTTGATGCACTAGCCATTGCCTTTTCAATAAATGAAAAAAtgttacaaatttgaaaaaaaaatgtgaATAGAATATAAGTTCGTGAAATTGGAAAAAAGTTCACGCATTAGAAAAAGttaatgaatttgaaaaatattcacaaaatttTAAAACTCCATGAATTTCAAAAGGTTCATCAGTTTGGAAAAAGTGTATGAAATTCTAAAAAAATCACACGTTAGAAATGTCAGAAATTTTAGAAAATATTCACGAATTTGATAAAGTTCATAAATTACAAAAAAATCATCTTGAAAAAAATGCGAAATTTTAAGAAAATCTTGAATCTAGAAAAATTCACAGATTTTACAAAAAATTGACAAGaatgaaaaaacaaaagaaaaggagaaagggaaaaaaaagaaaggaaaacgaaaaagaaaacaaaagaaactgGAAGAAAACTAGTCTAGGAAGCATCTAGAAGCTTCCAAAAATCGCAATACACGTGCAGCACGCGCGATACATATGCAGTGTAAACGGGaagaaaaaaacataaactggccatCCCAGTTCCTACGTATGTGTGCTAGGGGTACACGCCATCTGCAAAAATGCCTATAAGTAGTGCCTGAAGCGCCAAATAGGAATTGGTCAATGATTAATacttcctccgtaaagaaatataagagctcaCTAGAGAGGAAGTACTTTGCACATGAAACCTACGGCATTCTTATGCTGCAGCCACAGATCAGCTTGAAGCTTGGGCAAAGAAATTAAATTATGCAAGTTTCAATCATTATAAGAGGAGTTCAAATATGGAAGCTCGTTAGACTAGTTACGAGTTCAAATTCTAGCACAGACAGGTCTGTTTTGTAAATCCACCATTAAGCGTTGGCATTCCACAACTGTTTGATTCTGTTTAATAAAGGGTAGAAGTTCTCTAAAAAAAGTTTTAACTTGGTGTTTTTTCCTACAGGATTTTAAACATTACGACCTTTTTCTATGTATGCCATTTGTTTTATAAGAATGACGTTCCAAGATTTGTTTAGCATTGTATTCAAACCGTCCACATTGGCCTAATTCCTAAGGATTCTTGCCATTATGTGACCTCATAAAAAAAATCTAAGGATTGGAGTGAACAGggcagacaaatactccctccgtcccataatataagaacgtttttcaagctatgacggagggagtaccttactTTTCCTATTACTTCGATTTGAAATTTCTGTAAACTGAATGAGCCCTAAGCACCCCGGGAGCTAATTCACTACGCGACAACAAACGTTTGTTGTTTCACTGAACTGTGCAAGTACGATGCAGTTCATATGCACATGTATCAACATCATTTTGATCGACAGCACAAATCTACTCCATGTACTGTACATGAACCAAATAAACACACCACGCCTCTCCAGGAAACAAAGATAGCAAATCAAATGCAAATAGCAGTTTCAGACAGCCTAGAAATAAGCATTGTTCAGAACAACCAGCAGTATAAATCTGCACTGAAGTCCAACCAAAAAACCTCCCGCTCAAACAGGAATAACACCATTTGGGTACTGGCCCCATCATCATACATAAACAGACTGCGAGAAGCTAGGTCCAAGGATCTGTGTTTTGCACCACAAATATTCAAGGGACTGCTGCAGCTCATAAGCTAGTACGAGTAGCCAATGTTACAATTTACGGATAGATGGAGTACAAACATCAGCCCCCTATAAACAAAGTTCTAAGCTTGAGTAAGGCACTAGTGACAGTGATGTACCTGCAGTCTAGATCGGAGACCAAGAAGTAACTTGTGAAACCCGATCAAAGTAGCCAGACAAAAGCACTACAGATTGATAGTCTTACTTTTGTCGAGGGCATTTCAACAATCCAGaagtactaatagaacaaaatacaATCACCAGTTGAAGTTATATTAAGTTGCGTGGCTGTTTGTCCTCCTTAACTCCATCGCTAGCTTCGAGCCTTTTTGGACTCCTGCCTTTATCAGGACCACCAATAACTCCCCATGTCTTAAACTGCCGGTGCCGAGCCCTTGCCCTTTCCTTTTCTTCCTCAGATCTCGTGGAAAAGCAGTATGGGCATGATACACCATACTCCCATTTAGGAGATTCCATGTCTTCGTCACTAACTGGTTGCTTACATCCATAGCAAAGCTTGTGGGTTCCTTGAGCTAACCCATGCTCCACTGAAACACGCTTGTCAAACACGAAGCATTCACCTTCCCACAAGCTTTCAGCTTCCGGGATTTCCTCTAGGTACTTTAATATCCCACCCTCCAGATGGTAAACCTGGCATGTACAGATATGAAACCTCCCATTAGGGTTGCAACTATAAGATATGCTAAGAAGTTGACGGCGTAAAAAGCTACCATATATTAATTGGTTTCTATAACAGAACTTATCCACTATGTGCACCACATAACCCCACATAACCTAGTGCTTTGATGGTACAACATACATTACCAGTTTAACTGCACACAAGATGCAATAGTCAACCTCAGGACAAATTCAAATTTGTATATAATTTTATTTTTAAATCAAAAGGAGATGCTTCATGAGGATAGTCAGCAGAAGATAAGCAGAGAAAGCCCTCCTGGCATACCTCTTTAAATCCCTTGTCGAGGAGAAAGCTCGATGCCTTCTCACATCTAATACCACCAGTGCAATACATAGCAACTCGTGGTAGCTCTTTGGGTCCACTAGAATTCAGATCCTCTTCCGCTCCTTCAGTTAGAGTGTTACCATTTACTGATGACTGGTGACTGTCAGATTCAGCCAACTGGAATTGATTATCCACCCAAGATGGGAATTCTCTAAATGATTCCGTGCATGGATCAACAGCCCTCTTGAATTTTCCTATGCGTATCTCATACATGTTGCGCACATCAATGACAACCTGCCACATGGATAGTGTGAATGCATCAGGCAGATGGCAGGGAACTAGACAAAATAAATTCTGAGATGAATGAAAGACTAACGGTGTCTGGATCGCTTATCAACGAATTCCAATCTTTTGGCTTTATATACTTGCCAACCCTTTTAGTTGGCATCACACCAGGGTCTCCAAAACTCACTATCTGAGGAATAGTCAATAAAACATAATAATCAGCATCACCAAATACTCAGGTATTCAGTCAAACAACCAGTaatatttactactccctccgtcccaaaattcttgtc is drawn from Triticum dicoccoides isolate Atlit2015 ecotype Zavitan chromosome 6B, WEW_v2.0, whole genome shotgun sequence and contains these coding sequences:
- the LOC119325212 gene encoding rhodanese-like domain-containing protein 7, which produces MLPSPPLSVARRAATAAAHHLLPSISSLILDPPAPTPAVSRRRVRLMPLRNSAPLVSLPPHGRSFAVAAGNGGAEGEAPALVVVSFYRFADFPDHADLRRPLKELCEELRVSGGIILAPEGINGSLCGTPEAVEKVLNFIQTDNRLKGLRVIQTPVTPEDEAIHHGHTSHSPVGPGEDAPFRWDHVRVKLKKEIVSFGDPGVMPTKRVGKYIKPKDWNSLISDPDTVVIDVRNMYEIRIGKFKRAVDPCTESFREFPSWVDNQFQLAESDSHQSSVNGNTLTEGAEEDLNSSGPKELPRVAMYCTGGIRCEKASSFLLDKGFKEVYHLEGGILKYLEEIPEAESLWEGECFVFDKRVSVEHGLAQGTHKLCYGCKQPVSDEDMESPKWEYGVSCPYCFSTRSEEEKERARARHRQFKTWGVIGGPDKGRSPKRLEASDGVKEDKQPRNLI